One window of Mesorhizobium sp. WSM4904 genomic DNA carries:
- a CDS encoding methyltransferase domain-containing protein: MEKRLANPVVSADAPATDPRPYALGYSSHELQRLELQGALIRDFTEDVLRRAGIRPGMRVLDVGCGVGDVSLLAAKLVGPRGMVLGVDRSADATAMAERRAIETGRCYWTRFATEDLDAFACEETFDAVIGRLVLMYLPDPSATLRRLAGHVRPGGIVAFQELAMPLTRSFPEGPLFSRCVDWISDTIERAGFEIDMGSRLPMTFAAAGLPAPQMISAGLAGAGPASPLYNYISQTLRSLLPMAERLGIATAEEIGIDTLAERLCREAVEQRSCVMTPPFVGAWTTMPGWWDAARVE; the protein is encoded by the coding sequence ATGGAAAAGAGACTTGCCAATCCTGTCGTGAGTGCCGATGCGCCCGCAACCGACCCGCGCCCCTATGCGCTGGGCTACTCCAGCCACGAACTGCAGCGGCTGGAGCTGCAGGGCGCGTTGATCCGCGACTTCACCGAAGATGTGCTGCGCCGGGCCGGAATTCGGCCGGGCATGCGCGTGCTCGACGTCGGCTGCGGCGTGGGCGACGTGTCGCTGCTGGCCGCAAAGCTGGTCGGCCCTCGCGGCATGGTGCTTGGCGTCGACCGTTCGGCGGACGCCACAGCGATGGCGGAGCGTCGCGCCATCGAAACCGGGCGATGCTACTGGACCAGGTTTGCCACGGAGGATCTCGACGCTTTCGCTTGCGAGGAAACCTTCGATGCCGTGATCGGCCGGCTCGTCCTGATGTATCTGCCCGATCCGTCCGCGACACTCAGGCGGCTTGCCGGCCATGTCAGGCCGGGCGGCATCGTCGCCTTCCAGGAACTGGCCATGCCGCTCACGCGTAGCTTTCCCGAGGGACCGTTGTTCAGCCGGTGCGTCGACTGGATCTCCGACACCATCGAGCGCGCCGGGTTCGAGATCGACATGGGCAGCAGGCTGCCGATGACCTTCGCTGCCGCGGGGCTCCCGGCGCCGCAGATGATTTCAGCCGGCCTTGCCGGCGCCGGGCCTGCCTCGCCGCTCTACAACTATATCTCGCAGACCTTGCGCAGCCTGCTGCCTATGGCCGAGCGCCTGGGCATCGCGACCGCCGAAGAGATCGGGATCGACACCTTGGCCGAACGGTTGTGCCGCGAAGCGGTCGAGCAGCGGTCTTGCGTGATGACGCCGCCCTTCGTCGGCGCATGGACGACCATGCCGGGATGGTGGGATGCGGCGCGCGTCGAATAG
- a CDS encoding BTAD domain-containing putative transcriptional regulator has product MRNGAGVAGSKVSLFGGFQIEKEAGGPVWLTGKRGPAILAYLARCPGMAARRERLADLLWGDSDGEHSRNSLRQTLSVLRRDLSRAGMDIVHSHKELIGLAPDAVRVDVEDFETGLSARSAQELQTALALYTGPFLDGFYLGSNAFDDWAASERERLLSRALESFERLARLVDAESGLAVADRILAMEPTREESYRLKMELLVACGQRDKALRTFEACRSVLKKEFGVDVSPETRALWQSLSSADTSPGQQPANAVPAGQRLGRPSISVGDFANLTGERGDDFFAKGLVHDITTALSEVANYVVLSGLPHLESGEDSKAPTTLRARYTLNGSIQRSGDELRVNVQLVDAAGGHNVWAQKFDGHSENALEFQDRIAQSVVLAVSLELQLTNWKVRDKSPAGVPEVRWLVNEALMKYFEMTRDSLLESKELAEKALLIAPENARAKRTLSIATTMGLAFGALPGKQEHVDNAIRLAEDAVRAVPDDEIARCILSFAYECDGRIDEAIVECRHAVSLNPSYPSGHGDLGELYGLRGQVSEALRSANEAIRLGTHDVIDFWRHHGLAVALFAGGDDRRALEVARKVVRTKPGFVRGALYWAAAASATGNNEEASRAIHHCLSQLPHLNLENVCPGFLPRYVRDDHHSRFLEMLARAGLPES; this is encoded by the coding sequence ATGCGAAATGGGGCGGGCGTCGCCGGCAGCAAAGTCTCACTCTTCGGCGGTTTCCAGATTGAAAAGGAAGCTGGCGGTCCGGTTTGGCTGACCGGAAAGCGAGGCCCGGCGATCCTCGCCTATCTGGCCCGCTGTCCGGGCATGGCCGCACGTCGGGAACGGCTGGCCGACCTTCTATGGGGCGATAGCGACGGCGAGCACTCGCGCAACAGTTTGCGGCAGACGCTGAGCGTCCTGCGCCGGGATCTGTCGCGAGCCGGCATGGATATCGTCCATTCCCACAAGGAACTGATCGGTCTTGCACCGGATGCGGTGCGGGTTGACGTGGAGGATTTTGAAACCGGTCTTTCAGCCCGTTCCGCTCAGGAACTCCAAACGGCGCTGGCGCTTTACACCGGGCCGTTTCTCGACGGGTTCTACCTGGGCAGCAATGCTTTCGATGATTGGGCGGCTTCGGAACGTGAAAGGCTGCTGAGCCGTGCTCTTGAGTCCTTCGAGAGGCTCGCGCGCCTCGTGGATGCCGAAAGCGGTCTGGCCGTGGCGGATCGAATTCTGGCCATGGAGCCGACCCGGGAAGAATCCTATCGGCTGAAGATGGAGCTGCTTGTTGCCTGCGGTCAGCGGGACAAGGCCCTGCGAACTTTCGAAGCTTGCAGAAGCGTGTTGAAGAAAGAGTTCGGTGTCGACGTCAGCCCGGAGACCCGGGCGCTTTGGCAATCCCTTTCTTCCGCCGATACGTCGCCAGGTCAACAGCCTGCAAATGCGGTTCCGGCCGGCCAGCGCCTCGGGCGTCCATCCATCAGTGTCGGCGACTTCGCCAATTTGACGGGAGAGCGAGGCGACGACTTCTTCGCCAAGGGTCTCGTTCATGACATCACCACGGCCCTCTCCGAGGTGGCCAACTATGTCGTTCTCTCGGGGCTCCCGCACTTGGAGAGCGGCGAGGATTCCAAGGCGCCGACCACGCTGCGCGCCCGCTATACGCTCAACGGCAGCATCCAGAGGTCCGGGGATGAGCTGAGGGTGAACGTCCAGCTCGTCGACGCCGCCGGTGGTCACAATGTCTGGGCCCAGAAATTCGACGGCCATTCGGAGAACGCGCTCGAATTCCAGGACAGGATCGCACAGTCGGTTGTGCTGGCGGTCAGCCTCGAACTTCAACTGACCAACTGGAAGGTTCGTGACAAGAGCCCTGCGGGCGTTCCGGAGGTGCGCTGGTTGGTGAATGAAGCGCTGATGAAGTACTTCGAGATGACCAGGGACTCGCTGCTGGAGTCCAAGGAACTCGCCGAGAAGGCGCTGTTGATCGCGCCGGAAAATGCTCGGGCAAAGCGGACACTGTCCATCGCGACGACCATGGGGCTTGCATTCGGCGCGCTGCCTGGCAAGCAAGAGCATGTCGACAACGCGATCCGGCTCGCCGAAGATGCGGTAAGGGCCGTGCCGGATGATGAGATTGCCCGTTGCATCCTGTCGTTCGCCTACGAATGTGATGGCCGGATCGACGAGGCGATCGTCGAATGCCGTCATGCGGTCAGCCTCAACCCGAGCTATCCGAGTGGCCACGGCGATCTCGGCGAACTTTACGGCTTGCGCGGCCAGGTGAGCGAAGCGCTGCGCTCGGCCAATGAAGCGATCCGCCTCGGCACGCACGACGTCATCGACTTCTGGCGTCATCATGGACTGGCGGTCGCGCTGTTCGCCGGCGGCGACGACCGCCGGGCGCTCGAAGTCGCCCGCAAGGTGGTCAGGACAAAGCCGGGTTTCGTTCGCGGCGCCCTTTACTGGGCGGCCGCTGCTTCGGCGACCGGCAACAATGAAGAAGCCTCACGCGCCATCCATCATTGCTTGTCGCAACTTCCGCATCTCAACCTGGAAAATGTCTGCCCCGGCTTTCTGCCGCGCTATGTGCGGGATGATCATCACTCGCGGTTCCTCGAAATGCTGGCGCGGGCCGGCCTTCCGGAGTCCTGA
- a CDS encoding cytochrome c peroxidase, with amino-acid sequence MNYLAGRKAHTMAHEQTGKVLAGLFVPFCLTIAPFALVEVGRPAPETAEPIAPLAEARAADPARVALGESLFNDPRLSHGDLFACSSCHRLDRGGDDGQVRSVAADGGRLDFNAPTVFNATLDFRLNWRGNFHSFEEQNEAALLDKRLMNTSWEELLAKLRADPDYSGRFAKLYGAAPGRTGVLDALAVFQRSLITPDARFDRYLKGERGAISGDEEQGYRLFKAYGCIACHQGVNIGGNLFQKFGIFQDPFAGQKTVTTADLGRFAVTGIEADRHVFRVPSLRNVAVTAPYFHDGRTASLGEAVRIMARNQLGRELDQHDADLIVEFLGTLTGRYRGRLLTSAAEHPQP; translated from the coding sequence ATGAACTACTTGGCCGGCCGAAAGGCTCACACGATGGCGCATGAGCAGACTGGTAAGGTTCTGGCGGGGCTTTTTGTTCCGTTTTGCCTGACAATCGCCCCTTTTGCACTGGTTGAGGTCGGCCGGCCTGCTCCCGAGACGGCCGAGCCGATCGCTCCGCTGGCGGAGGCCCGCGCTGCCGACCCGGCCAGGGTCGCGCTCGGCGAAAGCCTGTTCAACGACCCCCGGCTCTCGCATGGCGACCTGTTCGCTTGCAGTTCCTGTCACCGGCTCGATCGCGGTGGCGACGACGGCCAGGTTCGCTCCGTGGCGGCGGATGGCGGGCGGCTCGATTTCAACGCGCCGACGGTCTTCAACGCCACGCTCGATTTCCGGCTGAATTGGCGCGGCAATTTCCACTCCTTCGAGGAGCAGAACGAGGCAGCCTTGCTCGACAAGAGATTGATGAATACGAGCTGGGAGGAACTGCTGGCGAAGCTGCGCGCCGATCCGGACTATTCCGGACGGTTCGCGAAGCTCTACGGCGCCGCGCCCGGACGGACGGGCGTGCTCGACGCGCTCGCCGTCTTTCAGCGCTCGCTGATCACGCCCGATGCCCGTTTCGACCGCTATCTCAAGGGCGAGCGCGGCGCCATCTCTGGCGACGAGGAGCAGGGCTACCGGCTGTTCAAGGCCTATGGCTGCATCGCCTGCCACCAGGGCGTCAACATAGGCGGTAACCTGTTTCAGAAGTTCGGCATCTTCCAGGATCCCTTCGCCGGCCAGAAAACCGTCACCACGGCCGATCTCGGCCGCTTCGCCGTCACCGGCATCGAAGCCGACCGCCACGTGTTTCGCGTTCCGAGCCTGCGCAATGTCGCGGTGACGGCTCCGTACTTTCATGACGGCCGCACCGCCTCCCTTGGCGAAGCGGTGAGGATCATGGCGCGCAACCAGCTTGGCCGGGAACTCGATCAGCATGACGCCGATCTCATCGTCGAATTCCTCGGCACGTTGACCGGCCGCTATCGCGGCCGCCTATTGACCAGCGCAGCCGAGCATCCGCAGCCATGA
- a CDS encoding two-component system VirA-like sensor kinase, with amino-acid sequence MKSLSILAPVVACLLIVLTYLLVQGAAPDAARHERTLDALRTVILYNAALQRDVLRARTGLLRDYDPLVRSIGRLDEATLALPVARDVASGEARADIDRRVAGVVAAVRDEETTVEAFKSANALLQNSLNYFNYMSGRLASEGGLRAVEIGALTIAMSRFIGDPQPEEAKAVTAALDRLESPSLDTARAGDVRSLGSHGRLIVSRLPEVDDLVSRLQAAPTGERARELQDAYLAAHGRLAARAALFQAMLYVAALVLVGYVAYLLARLRRNAQILRERLQFEGLIASISSQFINLPRDRIRSDIAEGLARLVAQSGLDGAQIVVTRAGDAGPAGGYAHRREGVDMPGRPAKDMIELASRWSLADNEQQGCISVPRVGELPDGPEKARLQNWRLRSWLCIPLWHTGERLGFLALDAVTHEKHWADDDIALLRTAAEIFANAIARERSEREREALQARLNQSQRLEAIGTLAGGIAHEFNNILGAILGYGEMALAVLLKESRARRYVQQIMKAGERAQDVTEQILAFGRRRERRHHALRAQPVVAEAVDLLRASFPATLSVETHLAAADAVMMGDPTELQQVVMNLGANAGHAMNNRGVMRVYLDTTAPVEASMLSHGNLPPGRYIRLAVSDGGSGMDQATLERIFEPFFTTKPAGQGTGLGLSTAHGIVAAHGGAVDVRSKVGEGTTFEIYFPRIERAAEDVEEDGAADVPIRYGSGETILVVDDDTPLMQLAEEMLAALGYEPVGFDRTPAALSAFRTDPERFDLVLTDEVMPDMTGIELSGQLHRIRPELPVVLMTGYGRSPRSRQLTAAGISEVIKKPLLSAAVAQCLARHLH; translated from the coding sequence ATGAAATCGCTCTCCATCCTGGCGCCGGTCGTCGCCTGCCTGCTCATTGTGCTTACCTATCTTCTCGTGCAGGGCGCCGCACCCGATGCCGCGCGCCACGAGCGCACCCTCGACGCCCTCAGGACCGTCATTCTCTATAACGCCGCCCTCCAGCGCGATGTGCTGAGGGCGCGGACGGGCCTGCTGCGCGACTACGACCCGCTCGTCCGCTCGATCGGCAGGCTGGACGAGGCGACGCTGGCCCTGCCGGTCGCCCGTGACGTCGCCAGCGGCGAGGCGCGGGCGGACATCGACCGTCGCGTAGCAGGGGTCGTCGCCGCGGTGCGCGACGAGGAGACGACTGTCGAGGCGTTCAAGTCGGCCAATGCGCTGCTGCAGAATTCCCTGAACTATTTCAACTACATGAGCGGCCGGCTTGCGTCCGAGGGCGGCCTTCGCGCGGTGGAGATCGGAGCCCTGACCATCGCCATGTCGCGGTTCATCGGCGATCCCCAGCCGGAAGAGGCCAAGGCCGTCACCGCCGCGCTCGATCGGCTGGAAAGCCCGTCGCTCGACACTGCGCGAGCGGGCGATGTCCGGTCGCTCGGTTCGCATGGCCGGCTTATCGTTTCGAGGCTCCCCGAGGTCGACGATCTCGTCTCGCGCCTACAAGCCGCGCCGACAGGCGAGCGGGCCCGCGAACTCCAGGACGCCTATCTCGCGGCGCATGGGCGCCTGGCGGCGAGGGCGGCGCTGTTCCAGGCGATGCTCTACGTCGCCGCGCTGGTCCTCGTCGGCTACGTGGCCTATCTGCTCGCGCGCCTGCGCCGCAACGCGCAGATCCTGCGCGAGCGGCTGCAATTCGAGGGCCTGATCGCATCGATCTCGTCCCAGTTCATCAACCTGCCGCGCGATCGCATCCGCTCCGATATCGCCGAGGGTCTTGCCCGTCTGGTGGCACAGTCCGGGCTCGACGGTGCGCAGATCGTCGTCACCCGCGCGGGCGACGCCGGCCCGGCCGGCGGCTATGCCCATCGCCGCGAGGGCGTGGACATGCCGGGTCGTCCGGCGAAGGACATGATCGAGCTCGCTTCGCGCTGGTCGCTCGCGGACAACGAGCAGCAGGGCTGCATCTCGGTCCCTCGTGTCGGCGAGCTGCCGGATGGCCCTGAGAAGGCGCGCCTTCAGAACTGGCGGCTTCGATCCTGGCTGTGCATACCGCTATGGCACACCGGCGAGCGGCTGGGCTTCCTGGCTCTCGATGCCGTGACGCATGAGAAGCATTGGGCGGACGACGACATCGCCCTCCTGCGCACCGCCGCGGAGATTTTCGCCAATGCCATCGCACGCGAGCGGAGCGAACGCGAACGCGAGGCGCTGCAGGCCAGGCTCAACCAGTCGCAGCGGCTGGAAGCGATCGGAACGCTGGCCGGCGGCATAGCGCACGAGTTCAACAACATTCTCGGCGCGATCCTCGGCTATGGCGAGATGGCGCTGGCGGTGCTGCTCAAGGAGTCCCGCGCGCGGCGCTATGTCCAGCAGATCATGAAAGCAGGCGAGCGGGCGCAGGACGTCACCGAGCAGATCCTTGCCTTTGGCCGCCGCCGCGAGCGGCGGCATCACGCGCTCAGGGCGCAGCCCGTGGTTGCGGAGGCCGTCGACCTGTTGCGCGCCTCGTTTCCCGCCACGCTTTCAGTGGAGACGCATCTTGCCGCCGCCGACGCCGTGATGATGGGCGACCCGACCGAGCTTCAGCAGGTGGTCATGAATCTCGGCGCAAACGCCGGGCACGCGATGAACAATCGCGGCGTCATGCGGGTCTATCTCGACACGACGGCCCCTGTGGAGGCCAGCATGCTGTCGCATGGCAATCTGCCGCCCGGCCGCTACATCCGCCTCGCCGTCAGCGACGGCGGCAGCGGCATGGATCAGGCGACGCTCGAGCGCATCTTCGAACCGTTCTTCACCACCAAGCCGGCGGGGCAGGGCACGGGGCTCGGCCTGTCGACGGCGCACGGCATCGTCGCGGCTCACGGGGGCGCGGTGGATGTGCGGAGCAAGGTCGGCGAAGGCACGACATTCGAAATCTATTTTCCGCGGATCGAGCGCGCCGCCGAGGACGTGGAGGAGGACGGGGCCGCCGACGTTCCGATACGGTACGGCAGCGGCGAGACGATCCTTGTCGTCGACGACGACACGCCGCTCATGCAGCTTGCCGAAGAGATGCTGGCCGCGCTCGGCTATGAGCCGGTCGGATTTGACCGGACCCCCGCTGCCCTCAGCGCATTCCGCACGGATCCGGAGCGCTTCGACCTTGTGCTGACCGACGAGGTGATGCCCGACATGACCGGCATCGAGCTCTCCGGCCAATTGCATCGGATTCGGCCGGAATTGCCGGTCGTGCTGATGACCGGTTACGGCCGGTCGCCGAGATCGCGCCAGCTGACGGCGGCCGGCATAAGCGAAGTCATCAAGAAGCCGCTGCTGTCGGCCGCGGTCGCGCAATGCCTGGCCCGTCATCTGCACTGA
- a CDS encoding response regulator: MPAERNTRLEEQAEGRMKSGSAGKHILVVDDDPDMRAMLANYLEGENFRVSAVADGRAMARVFNERTVDLMILDMRLADEDGFDIMRRLGSPPEAPIIIITGHRREETDRIVGLELGADDYITKPFSLRELLARVRAVLRRAGAAQRRPQRKRHTRYRFAGWELDQRSRSLKSPDGQATPLTAGEFNLLVALLRSPRQILSREQLLAASRMHDEEVFDRSIDVQILRLRRKLEANPSEPKLIVTERGAGYGFTAAVEVV, translated from the coding sequence ATGCCAGCCGAACGGAACACGCGCCTCGAAGAACAGGCGGAAGGCAGGATGAAGTCGGGGTCGGCGGGAAAGCATATCCTCGTCGTCGACGACGACCCCGATATGCGCGCCATGCTTGCCAACTACCTCGAGGGCGAGAACTTCAGGGTCAGCGCCGTCGCCGACGGCCGGGCCATGGCCCGCGTCTTCAACGAACGCACGGTGGACCTGATGATCCTCGACATGCGGCTTGCGGACGAGGACGGGTTCGACATCATGCGGCGGCTGGGCAGCCCGCCGGAGGCGCCCATCATCATCATCACCGGCCACAGGCGCGAGGAGACGGACCGCATCGTCGGCCTGGAGCTCGGCGCCGACGACTACATAACCAAGCCCTTCAGCCTCCGGGAGCTTTTGGCGCGCGTGCGCGCCGTGCTGAGGCGGGCGGGCGCGGCGCAGCGGCGTCCGCAGCGCAAAAGGCACACGCGCTACCGCTTTGCCGGCTGGGAGCTCGACCAGCGCAGCAGAAGCCTCAAATCGCCGGACGGCCAAGCGACGCCGCTGACCGCGGGCGAGTTCAACCTGTTGGTGGCGTTGCTGAGATCGCCACGACAGATCCTGAGCCGCGAGCAGCTTCTTGCGGCGAGCAGAATGCACGACGAAGAAGTGTTCGACCGCAGCATCGACGTGCAGATCCTGCGGCTGCGCCGCAAGCTCGAGGCCAACCCGAGCGAGCCGAAGCTCATCGTCACCGAACGCGGCGCCGGCTATGGGTTCACGGCGGCGGTAGAGGTGGTGTGA
- a CDS encoding glycoside hydrolase family 127 protein: MTASQPAAATDTARPKLAFRPLPVPQVDVRGFWGDRVDAVAGKTAGILYDRCVEARMLEQIDPDRPSPGVVIPFHSPSPDEADEQGAEFTGSTVTTQMFWDSDWGKTIETAAYSLYRRRNPELEKKIDAVIDMYAKLQQEDGYLSSWYQRIQPGLRWTNLRDCHELYCAGHLIEGAVAYFQSTGKRKLLDIMCRYADHIASMFGPEPGKKKGYCGHEEIELALVKLARVTGEKKYMDLAKYFIDQRGQQPHYFDEEARARGADPKAYHFKTYEYNQSHKPVREQDKVVGHAVRAMYLFSGMADIATEYGDDSLRAALDRLWDDLTTKSLYVTGGIGPSAHNEGFTSDYDLPNETAYAETCASVGLVFWASRMLGMGPNARYADMMERALYNGSISGLSLDGSLFFYENPLESRGGHHRWKWHRCPCCPPNIGRMVASIGSYFYGLADDALAVHLYGDSTARFEIAGRPVSLVQTSNYPWDGAVAIDVEAETPIAFTLHLRIPAWCRNAALKVNGKMVDLAAATSDGYAAIRRQWQKGDRVELDLEMSMARLFANPEVRQDIGRVALARGPLIYCVEETDNGGGLHRIALPREARLEAHPEPNLLGGIVTLSAIGSRAETEDWGSDLYRSEPPATEQTTLKAVPYFAWDNRDPGEMLVWLREG; the protein is encoded by the coding sequence ATGACCGCATCGCAGCCCGCCGCCGCAACCGACACCGCCAGGCCGAAGCTCGCCTTCCGCCCGTTGCCGGTGCCGCAGGTCGATGTCCGCGGCTTCTGGGGCGACCGTGTCGATGCGGTGGCTGGCAAGACCGCCGGCATCCTCTACGACCGCTGCGTCGAGGCGCGCATGCTGGAACAGATCGATCCGGACCGGCCGTCGCCGGGCGTCGTCATTCCCTTCCATTCGCCGTCGCCGGACGAGGCCGATGAACAGGGCGCCGAGTTCACCGGCTCGACGGTGACGACGCAGATGTTCTGGGATTCCGACTGGGGCAAGACCATCGAGACCGCCGCCTATTCGCTCTACCGGCGCCGCAATCCGGAGCTGGAGAAGAAGATCGATGCCGTCATCGACATGTACGCAAAATTGCAGCAGGAGGACGGCTATCTGTCGAGCTGGTACCAGCGCATCCAGCCCGGCCTGCGCTGGACGAACCTGCGCGACTGCCACGAGCTCTACTGTGCCGGCCATCTGATCGAGGGCGCGGTCGCCTACTTTCAGTCGACCGGAAAGCGCAAGCTGCTCGACATCATGTGCCGCTACGCCGACCACATCGCCTCGATGTTCGGCCCGGAGCCCGGCAAAAAGAAAGGCTATTGCGGCCATGAGGAGATCGAGCTGGCGCTGGTCAAGCTCGCGCGCGTGACGGGCGAGAAGAAATACATGGATCTCGCCAAGTATTTCATCGACCAGCGCGGCCAGCAGCCGCATTATTTCGACGAGGAGGCGCGCGCCCGCGGCGCCGACCCGAAGGCCTATCATTTCAAGACTTACGAGTACAATCAGTCGCACAAGCCGGTGCGCGAGCAAGACAAGGTCGTCGGCCACGCGGTCCGGGCGATGTACCTCTTCTCGGGCATGGCCGACATCGCCACCGAATATGGCGACGACAGCCTGCGCGCGGCGCTCGACCGGCTGTGGGACGATCTGACGACCAAGAGCCTCTACGTCACCGGCGGCATCGGCCCGTCGGCGCACAATGAAGGCTTCACCAGCGACTACGACCTGCCCAACGAGACCGCCTATGCCGAGACCTGCGCTTCCGTCGGCCTGGTGTTCTGGGCGAGCCGCATGCTCGGTATGGGGCCGAACGCCCGCTACGCCGACATGATGGAGCGCGCGCTTTACAACGGCTCGATCTCGGGCCTGTCGCTCGACGGCTCGCTGTTCTTCTACGAGAACCCGCTGGAGAGCCGGGGCGGGCATCATCGCTGGAAGTGGCACCGCTGCCCCTGCTGCCCGCCCAATATCGGCCGCATGGTGGCTTCCATCGGCAGCTATTTCTACGGCCTCGCCGACGACGCGCTGGCGGTGCACCTCTATGGCGACTCGACCGCCCGCTTCGAGATCGCCGGCCGGCCGGTCAGCCTCGTCCAGACCAGCAACTATCCCTGGGACGGCGCGGTCGCGATCGACGTCGAGGCGGAGACGCCGATTGCGTTCACGCTTCACCTGCGCATACCCGCCTGGTGCCGCAACGCGGCGCTCAAGGTGAACGGCAAGATGGTCGATCTCGCTGCCGCGACCAGCGACGGCTATGCCGCGATCCGCCGCCAATGGCAAAAGGGCGACCGGGTCGAGCTCGACCTCGAAATGTCGATGGCCCGCCTCTTCGCCAACCCGGAAGTGCGCCAGGACATCGGCCGCGTGGCGCTTGCGCGCGGCCCGCTGATCTACTGCGTCGAGGAGACCGACAATGGCGGCGGACTGCACCGCATCGCACTACCGCGCGAGGCCAGGCTCGAGGCGCATCCCGAGCCGAACCTGCTCGGCGGCATCGTCACCCTCTCGGCCATCGGCAGCCGGGCCGAAACGGAGGACTGGGGCAGCGACCTCTATCGCTCCGAGCCGCCGGCGACGGAGCAAACGACGCTCAAGGCCGTTCCCTATTTCGCCTGGGACAACCGCGACCCCGGCGAGATGCTGGTGTGGCTGAGGGAGGGATGA
- a CDS encoding methyltransferase yields the protein MDTRITEATKAMAGAKDATELSPEGILQLGLGFWASKTLLSAAELGLFTELAAGPLDGETLRQRLGLHERGARDFFDALVTLRMLERDGGVYRNTAATERYLDRNKSTYVGGMLAGAGRRLYANWGLLTEALRTGKPQNGTADGEDLFEMLFSDPEKVEMFAKAMSGGSLQAAEALARRFPWANYDTFIDIGTAEGRLPVEVGRLHSHLSGGGFDLPPMRPVFEAYVERHALADRLSFYSGDFLAGPLPSAEVLVMGHILHDWNLEVKRELLAKAWSALPKGRRARRLRPDHR from the coding sequence ATGGACACACGCATCACCGAGGCGACGAAAGCGATGGCGGGGGCGAAGGACGCCACGGAGCTCTCGCCCGAAGGCATCTTGCAGCTGGGTCTCGGCTTCTGGGCCTCGAAGACGTTGCTGAGCGCCGCCGAGCTAGGCCTGTTCACCGAGCTGGCCGCCGGCCCGCTCGACGGGGAGACGCTGCGACAGCGTCTTGGATTGCATGAGCGCGGCGCGCGCGATTTCTTCGATGCGCTGGTCACGCTGCGCATGCTGGAGCGCGACGGCGGCGTCTACCGCAACACCGCGGCGACCGAGCGCTACCTCGACCGCAACAAGTCGACCTATGTCGGCGGCATGCTCGCCGGGGCAGGGCGGCGGCTCTACGCGAACTGGGGCTTGCTCACCGAAGCGCTCAGGACCGGCAAGCCGCAAAACGGCACCGCAGACGGCGAGGATCTCTTCGAGATGCTGTTTTCGGACCCGGAGAAGGTGGAGATGTTCGCCAAGGCGATGAGCGGCGGCAGCCTGCAGGCTGCGGAAGCGCTCGCCCGCCGGTTTCCCTGGGCGAACTACGACACCTTCATCGACATCGGTACGGCCGAAGGCAGGCTTCCGGTCGAGGTCGGCCGCCTCCATTCGCATCTCAGCGGTGGCGGCTTCGACCTGCCGCCGATGCGGCCGGTGTTCGAGGCCTATGTCGAGCGGCATGCGCTGGCGGACAGGCTGAGCTTCTATTCCGGCGACTTCCTCGCCGGGCCGCTGCCTTCCGCCGAGGTGCTGGTGATGGGGCACATCCTCCACGACTGGAACCTGGAGGTGAAGCGCGAGCTGCTTGCCAAGGCTTGGTCGGCGCTGCCCAAAGGGCGGCGCGCTCGTCGTCTACGACCAGATCATCGATGA
- a CDS encoding DUF1194 domain-containing protein — protein sequence MSKLIANVLLLFAGPRERAYSLLRLAALAAATFWVPTAHAADVDGAVLNVGVAVVFAVDFSSSIDPKIADLQREGHAAALTSPEIIRAISQNYIGCIGVAYFEWSSPGYSRTVLPWTRICGLEDAKRAASEIRKHGDTGHFRRGRGGTSVSAAIDVGSLLLDRFPGNAMKKVIDISSNGENNDGLPVQPSRQNAIAKGYTINAIAIPSDDEVPGQSLASYFAQSVIGGSQAFVVSSAGPRDYITALRRKLVTEVSMNDPRLAATDIP from the coding sequence ATGTCAAAGCTCATAGCCAACGTACTGCTCCTGTTTGCCGGGCCGCGGGAGCGTGCCTATTCCTTGCTGAGACTGGCGGCGCTCGCCGCCGCGACGTTCTGGGTGCCGACCGCGCATGCCGCCGACGTCGACGGTGCGGTGCTGAACGTCGGCGTCGCGGTCGTCTTCGCGGTGGACTTCTCCTCTTCGATCGACCCCAAGATCGCCGATCTGCAGCGCGAGGGCCATGCCGCGGCGCTCACCTCGCCCGAGATCATCAGGGCCATCTCCCAGAATTACATCGGCTGCATCGGCGTGGCTTATTTCGAATGGTCGAGTCCCGGCTACTCGCGCACGGTGCTGCCGTGGACACGTATCTGCGGCCTGGAAGACGCCAAGCGGGCCGCGTCCGAGATCAGGAAGCACGGCGACACCGGCCATTTTCGCCGGGGCCGCGGCGGAACGTCGGTTTCGGCGGCCATCGATGTCGGAAGCCTTCTGCTCGACCGGTTTCCGGGCAACGCGATGAAGAAGGTGATCGATATCTCTTCCAACGGCGAGAACAATGACGGGCTGCCCGTTCAGCCGAGCCGGCAGAACGCCATTGCCAAGGGATACACGATCAACGCGATCGCCATTCCATCGGACGACGAGGTCCCCGGGCAATCGCTGGCGTCCTATTTTGCGCAGTCCGTCATCGGCGGCTCCCAGGCCTTCGTGGTTTCGTCGGCCGGGCCGCGCGACTACATCACGGCGCTGCGCCGCAAGCTGGTGACGGAAGTCAGCATGAACGACCCGCGCCTTGCAGCAACGGACATTCCTTAG